The Polyangiaceae bacterium genome includes a region encoding these proteins:
- a CDS encoding aminotransferase class V-fold PLP-dependent enzyme gives MTDEARLLALRGEFPTLAKKTHLISHSLGAMPRRARAHVEAFLDQWENDSIEAWSRHWLPQVEAVGDLIVKVLGVEAGSVVVNQNVSTVQAMVASCFDFSPPRNKVVYTDMNFSTVDYVWQEQRRRGADVVVVKSDGVHAPMEELLTAIDERTLLVPVSHVLFRSSGVKDVRAIVKKAHSVGALVLLDVYQSAGTIPLALAEWGVDMACGGSVKWACGGPGCAYLYVSPKLRESLRPASTGWFGHARPFAFEPGPITYADNRWRLVGGTPAIPALYSARAGWETILEAGVENIREKSLRQTTLLRSLVRERGFKVNTPEKDDERGGTICFDFDGAEAVSKALLARDMLHDYRPRCGIRASPHFYTTDEELERFVRSIDEIRKQ, from the coding sequence ATGACCGACGAGGCGCGCCTGCTCGCCCTGCGCGGCGAGTTCCCCACGCTCGCGAAGAAGACCCACCTGATCAGCCACTCCCTGGGGGCGATGCCGCGCCGCGCGCGCGCCCACGTCGAGGCCTTCCTGGATCAGTGGGAGAACGACTCCATAGAGGCTTGGAGCCGACACTGGTTGCCTCAGGTCGAGGCGGTGGGCGATCTGATCGTGAAGGTGCTCGGTGTGGAGGCCGGCTCGGTCGTGGTGAACCAGAACGTCTCGACGGTGCAGGCGATGGTGGCCTCGTGCTTCGACTTTTCGCCGCCGCGCAACAAGGTCGTCTACACCGACATGAACTTCTCCACCGTGGACTACGTGTGGCAGGAGCAGCGCCGGCGCGGCGCCGACGTGGTGGTCGTGAAGAGCGACGGCGTCCACGCCCCGATGGAGGAGCTGCTCACCGCCATCGACGAGCGCACCCTGCTCGTGCCGGTCAGCCACGTTCTCTTCCGCTCCAGCGGCGTGAAGGACGTGCGCGCCATCGTGAAGAAGGCGCACTCGGTCGGCGCGCTGGTCCTCTTGGACGTGTACCAGAGCGCCGGCACCATCCCGCTCGCGCTCGCCGAGTGGGGCGTGGACATGGCCTGCGGTGGCAGCGTGAAGTGGGCCTGCGGCGGCCCGGGCTGCGCCTACCTCTACGTGAGCCCGAAGCTCCGCGAGTCGCTGCGCCCGGCCAGCACCGGCTGGTTCGGCCACGCGCGTCCCTTCGCCTTCGAGCCCGGCCCCATCACCTACGCGGACAATCGCTGGCGTTTGGTCGGCGGCACGCCCGCCATCCCGGCGTTGTACAGCGCGCGCGCGGGCTGGGAGACCATCCTCGAGGCCGGCGTGGAGAACATCCGCGAGAAGTCGCTGCGGCAGACCACGCTGCTGCGCTCCCTGGTGCGCGAGCGCGGCTTCAAGGTGAACACGCCGGAGAAGGACGACGAGCGCGGCGGCACCATCTGCTTCGATTTCGACGGCGCTGAAGCCGTGAGCAAGGCACTCCTCGCGCGGGACATGCTCCACGACTACCGCCCGCGCTGCGGCATCCGGGCGAGCCCGCACTTCTACACGACGGACGAGGAGCTCGAGCGCTTCGTCCGCAGCATCGACGAGATCCGGAAGCAGTGA
- a CDS encoding response regulator transcription factor, with the protein MGESDTPSEGLLLRPGGGPLRESIWPSSPPTVLVVDRDRVAAEHLARTLDKYGSAVVVRSTLDEVWQERTSDFDLVFLETALVGDQGAEVIARLRRGGHTGGVCFTGPPDRRTAATARVDGADDYVSKPFSRTEVVTHAIALMRRLGGRDTDTSVPGTWPVIAARLARARAEVDVALSRSQRRLLSLLTQRRGGVVSREELAALALENPRISPSAAYKHVSRLRRTLRRFGLTVSAKSGCGYYLALRD; encoded by the coding sequence GTGGGCGAATCCGACACCCCTTCTGAAGGTCTGCTGCTTCGGCCCGGCGGTGGTCCCCTCCGTGAGTCCATCTGGCCCAGCTCGCCGCCGACTGTCCTGGTGGTCGATCGCGACCGTGTCGCGGCCGAGCACCTGGCGCGCACACTCGACAAGTACGGCAGCGCCGTGGTCGTTCGTTCGACGCTCGACGAGGTCTGGCAAGAGCGGACATCGGACTTCGATCTGGTATTCCTGGAAACAGCGCTCGTGGGCGACCAAGGCGCAGAGGTCATCGCGCGGCTACGACGGGGCGGCCATACGGGAGGCGTCTGCTTCACTGGCCCCCCTGATCGACGGACCGCCGCAACTGCCCGGGTGGATGGCGCCGACGATTACGTCTCCAAGCCATTTTCTCGAACCGAGGTCGTGACCCACGCCATTGCGCTGATGCGCCGGCTCGGCGGGCGCGACACCGACACCTCCGTTCCTGGAACGTGGCCGGTCATCGCGGCGCGCCTCGCGCGCGCTCGTGCGGAAGTCGACGTTGCCCTGAGCCGCAGCCAGCGCCGCCTGCTCAGCCTGCTCACCCAGCGTCGGGGTGGCGTCGTTTCGCGGGAGGAACTGGCGGCGCTCGCGCTCGAAAACCCGCGCATCAGCCCATCAGCGGCGTACAAGCATGTGAGCCGTCTGCGGAGGACGCTGCGGCGCTTCGGCCTCACGGTGAGCGCGAAATCGGGGTGTGGCTACTACCTCGCACTGCGGGACTGA
- a CDS encoding sel1 repeat family protein produces MLRDKYHLLTLPLAALFLGGCPDPNRPGASGPSVADIRKSEAVYVIEAKGHPLIVDWQPEHRGDLEVAMREGVAVVGYDANGLRLLKDCHIDGSYGFIGVNTKEQLIKLQSADEVKANLPAGGIGILASLGAELGKSSEIDIAIIMVGKKKTTWANASRKDLKGSCAGASHFVRGATIGAFALRSAAKGQARTAAEVFGAGVSASFKDSKQLQSIDGALEACRQASPDANGPPPQCGALLRLELVRLDEGASTKPAADKPAIEAKLTSEAEVCPQGFVFAEGKCTKPTADLPHACKLGDVRDCSVQCERGSMESCDTLGNMFVSGQGVSASATEAVKLFAKACQGGLGNGCYNLGVMLQNGNGVAKDEGKAVQLYAAACKDGVAMGCSNAGRSTLWGMGVNKDAALGVKLLELGCNGGDEHACSDLGVMMLGGIGGLTQDERKSVQLFKRACDGNVPTGCTNLAYMVEFGRGVQKNAALAAEIYSRACDAHPSACAVQGIALMYDLGGRKKDSKRSGAELQKACELSVKAGAASNSGELLACILRNELYGDKYKVDMQMADGAVQTWAETCKAGTARDCTGLGVVLWGVGKREEAKKLVKLGCSMGDAWGCELAKLGPLR; encoded by the coding sequence ATGCTTCGCGACAAGTATCACCTGCTCACCCTGCCCCTCGCCGCGCTCTTCCTCGGCGGATGTCCCGACCCGAACCGGCCCGGGGCATCCGGTCCGAGCGTGGCGGACATCCGCAAATCCGAGGCCGTCTACGTGATCGAGGCCAAGGGCCACCCGCTGATCGTGGACTGGCAGCCCGAGCATCGCGGCGACCTCGAGGTGGCCATGCGCGAGGGCGTGGCGGTGGTGGGCTACGACGCGAACGGGCTCCGGCTGCTCAAGGACTGCCACATCGACGGCAGCTACGGCTTCATCGGCGTGAACACCAAGGAGCAGCTCATCAAGCTCCAGAGCGCCGACGAGGTGAAGGCGAACTTGCCCGCCGGCGGCATCGGCATCCTGGCCAGCCTGGGCGCCGAGCTGGGCAAGAGCAGCGAGATCGACATCGCGATCATCATGGTCGGCAAGAAGAAGACGACCTGGGCGAACGCCTCGCGCAAGGATCTGAAGGGCAGCTGTGCCGGCGCATCTCACTTCGTGCGCGGCGCCACCATCGGCGCCTTCGCGCTGCGCAGCGCCGCAAAGGGGCAAGCCCGCACCGCTGCCGAGGTCTTCGGCGCCGGCGTCTCCGCGAGCTTCAAGGACAGCAAGCAGCTCCAGAGCATCGACGGCGCGCTGGAGGCGTGCCGTCAGGCTTCCCCCGACGCCAACGGTCCGCCGCCACAGTGCGGCGCGCTGCTCCGGCTCGAGCTGGTGCGCCTGGACGAAGGCGCTTCGACCAAGCCCGCAGCCGACAAGCCCGCAATCGAGGCCAAGCTGACCTCGGAGGCCGAGGTCTGTCCCCAGGGGTTCGTCTTCGCCGAGGGCAAGTGCACCAAGCCCACCGCGGATCTGCCCCACGCCTGCAAGCTCGGAGACGTGCGGGACTGCAGCGTGCAGTGCGAGCGCGGCAGCATGGAGAGCTGCGACACGCTCGGGAACATGTTCGTCTCGGGTCAAGGGGTGAGCGCGAGCGCCACCGAGGCCGTGAAGCTCTTCGCCAAGGCGTGCCAAGGCGGCCTCGGCAACGGTTGCTACAACCTGGGAGTGATGCTCCAGAACGGCAACGGCGTCGCCAAAGACGAAGGCAAGGCGGTGCAGCTCTACGCGGCGGCTTGCAAGGACGGCGTCGCGATGGGGTGCAGCAACGCGGGGCGCTCCACGCTGTGGGGCATGGGGGTGAACAAGGACGCGGCGCTGGGCGTCAAGCTGCTGGAGCTGGGCTGCAACGGCGGCGACGAGCATGCGTGCAGCGATCTCGGCGTGATGATGCTCGGCGGGATCGGCGGCCTGACCCAAGACGAGCGCAAGTCGGTGCAGCTCTTCAAGCGCGCCTGCGACGGCAACGTCCCGACCGGGTGCACGAACCTGGCCTACATGGTCGAGTTCGGTCGCGGCGTGCAGAAGAACGCGGCGCTGGCTGCGGAGATCTACTCGCGCGCCTGCGACGCCCATCCTTCGGCCTGCGCGGTGCAAGGGATCGCGCTGATGTACGACCTGGGCGGTCGCAAGAAGGACTCGAAGCGGTCGGGCGCCGAGCTCCAGAAGGCCTGCGAGCTGAGCGTCAAGGCGGGCGCCGCGTCGAACTCGGGTGAGCTCCTGGCCTGCATCCTGCGCAACGAGCTGTACGGCGACAAGTACAAGGTCGACATGCAGATGGCCGACGGCGCGGTTCAGACCTGGGCCGAGACCTGCAAGGCGGGGACGGCGCGAGACTGTACGGGCCTCGGCGTGGTGCTCTGGGGCGTGGGCAAGCGCGAGGAAGCCAAGAAGCTGGTCAAGCTCGGCTGCAGCATGGGCGACGCCTGGGGCTGCGAGCTCGCCAAGCTCGGCCCGCTGCGCTGA
- a CDS encoding nucleotidyl transferase AbiEii/AbiGii toxin family protein, with protein MADDERFTRPATWEDVIRLAELFAKHGVAWALIGGYAIAAHGFVRFSEDVDVLVDPSPENARRWIAALSELPDHAARDLAGQERLFVDEGPYAIRVNDEFTVDVMPAACGHGWEELAPHIEAREVDGVAIPVLGLAGLLLTKQGMRDRDRADAAVLRAALERLRGESG; from the coding sequence TTGGCTGACGACGAGCGCTTCACACGTCCGGCCACCTGGGAGGACGTGATTCGCTTGGCAGAGCTCTTCGCGAAGCACGGGGTCGCCTGGGCGTTGATCGGCGGGTACGCCATCGCGGCCCACGGTTTCGTGCGCTTCTCGGAGGACGTCGACGTGCTCGTCGATCCGTCACCCGAGAACGCAAGGCGATGGATAGCGGCGCTCTCGGAGCTCCCCGACCATGCCGCGCGCGACCTCGCCGGCCAGGAGCGCCTGTTCGTCGACGAGGGTCCGTATGCCATCCGGGTGAACGACGAGTTCACGGTGGACGTGATGCCGGCCGCGTGTGGCCACGGGTGGGAGGAGCTGGCTCCGCACATCGAAGCGCGAGAGGTCGATGGGGTTGCCATTCCGGTGCTCGGTCTCGCGGGCCTGCTCCTGACCAAGCAGGGAATGCGAGACCGCGACCGGGCGGACGCAGCCGTGCTGCGGGCCGCCCTCGAGCGTCTCCGCGGCGAGTCCGGGTGA
- a CDS encoding homocysteine S-methyltransferase family protein — protein MSFERLRPRLTSGRPLVLDADTGACFRARGVAIDSPGAVGQLLRSRPDDVLDHYRAEVKSHVSILTALTADTTPRALAEVGMEHRSALLTGIAVELALDAARAADKPVAVAGVLGSEMVAALQPHRMSEELAEHAVRIATAGCELILARGQGSRLELMAAVGAGAQTELPTWAVAECLPGGELAHGGRLSELCDELGEAGASAVLFEVSSIDDGIALLDQLRQLGPALAPGVLLSASADSVRGFPTADVDPERWAARALELDSNGARIIGGGSGTTEAYTRALVDELTALHPSIPASR, from the coding sequence GTGAGCTTCGAGCGGCTGCGTCCGCGCCTGACGTCGGGTCGGCCCCTGGTGCTCGACGCCGACACTGGCGCTTGCTTCCGTGCCCGCGGCGTCGCCATCGACTCGCCGGGCGCGGTGGGCCAGCTGTTGCGCAGCCGCCCGGACGACGTGCTCGACCACTACCGGGCGGAGGTGAAGAGCCACGTCTCCATCCTCACGGCGCTCACTGCCGACACCACGCCACGGGCCCTGGCCGAGGTCGGCATGGAGCACCGCTCCGCGCTGCTCACGGGCATCGCCGTGGAGCTGGCGCTGGACGCCGCGCGCGCCGCGGACAAACCGGTGGCCGTCGCCGGGGTGCTCGGCAGCGAGATGGTGGCTGCGCTCCAGCCGCACCGAATGAGCGAGGAGCTGGCGGAGCACGCGGTCCGGATCGCGACCGCGGGCTGCGAGCTGATCCTGGCAAGGGGCCAGGGCTCGCGGCTCGAGCTGATGGCGGCGGTCGGCGCTGGGGCACAGACCGAGCTGCCCACCTGGGCCGTCGCCGAGTGTCTGCCGGGCGGCGAGCTCGCGCACGGCGGGCGGCTGAGCGAGCTGTGCGACGAGCTCGGCGAGGCGGGTGCCTCCGCGGTGCTCTTCGAGGTGTCGAGCATCGACGACGGCATCGCGCTGCTCGACCAGCTGCGCCAGCTCGGCCCTGCGCTCGCGCCTGGAGTGTTGCTCTCTGCCAGCGCCGACAGCGTGCGCGGCTTTCCCACGGCCGACGTCGATCCCGAGCGCTGGGCCGCTCGCGCGCTCGAGCTCGACTCGAACGGCGCGCGCATCATCGGCGGTGGCTCGGGCACGACGGAGGCGTACACGCGCGCGCTGGTGGACGAGCTGACGGCGCTCCACCCCTCGATTCCTGCGTCGCGCTGA
- a CDS encoding glutamate--cysteine ligase → MGKIDQDPAADRPVRELDELEEVFRSVEKPRSEWRVGIEVEKFGVGSLDGHPLQYEGEHGVLRVLEALAAHGWAPQSEHPGGPVISLERELASITLEPGAQLELSGAPAENIHQICAELRGHMRELEEISNEMSLCWLGVGFHPLARQAELPWVPKQRYGIMQRYLPTKGAGALDMMRRTATVQANLDFSDEADAMAKLYVGLVLAPLINAMTANSPFKEGKLAGKKSVRGEVWLNMDPSRSGLIPSLWGKPELRYRDYVEWALDAGMFLFKRQGQVVANTGQTFRDFMQNGFEGHRASYADWKLHVNTLFPEARIKSTFEVRPCDSLPTDLACSVPALYTGLLYDEAALARARAFAATFTLAEVQAARPDLVRLGLGAKIGQRSARELAVELIDIAMSGLAARARQSSSGQDERVHLTKLQKLVEAGRSPADQLLEGLSDSATPSEILARCRA, encoded by the coding sequence ATGGGCAAGATCGACCAAGACCCCGCCGCCGACCGCCCCGTCCGAGAGCTGGACGAGCTGGAAGAGGTGTTCCGTTCGGTGGAGAAGCCCAGGTCGGAGTGGCGCGTCGGCATCGAGGTGGAGAAGTTCGGCGTTGGCTCCCTCGACGGGCACCCGCTGCAATACGAGGGCGAGCACGGCGTGCTCCGGGTGCTCGAGGCGCTCGCTGCGCACGGCTGGGCCCCGCAGAGCGAGCACCCGGGCGGACCCGTCATCTCGCTCGAGCGTGAGCTGGCGTCGATCACGCTGGAGCCGGGCGCGCAGCTCGAGCTGTCGGGCGCTCCGGCGGAGAACATCCACCAGATCTGCGCCGAGCTCCGCGGCCACATGCGCGAGCTCGAGGAGATCAGCAACGAGATGAGCCTGTGCTGGCTGGGCGTGGGCTTCCACCCGCTCGCGCGGCAGGCAGAGCTGCCCTGGGTGCCCAAGCAGCGCTACGGCATCATGCAGCGCTACCTGCCCACGAAGGGCGCGGGCGCCCTCGACATGATGCGGCGCACGGCCACGGTGCAGGCCAACCTCGACTTTTCGGACGAAGCCGACGCCATGGCCAAGCTCTACGTGGGCCTGGTGTTGGCACCGCTGATCAACGCCATGACGGCGAACTCTCCGTTCAAGGAGGGCAAGCTCGCCGGCAAGAAGAGCGTGCGCGGCGAGGTCTGGCTGAACATGGACCCGAGCCGCTCCGGCTTGATCCCGTCCCTGTGGGGCAAGCCGGAGCTCCGCTATCGCGACTACGTGGAGTGGGCGCTCGACGCGGGGATGTTCCTGTTCAAGCGCCAGGGGCAGGTCGTGGCGAACACCGGCCAGACCTTCCGCGACTTCATGCAGAACGGGTTCGAGGGGCACCGCGCCAGCTACGCCGACTGGAAGCTCCACGTGAACACGCTGTTCCCGGAGGCGCGCATCAAGAGCACCTTCGAGGTGCGGCCCTGCGACTCGCTGCCCACGGATCTCGCCTGTTCGGTGCCCGCGCTCTACACGGGGCTTTTGTACGACGAGGCGGCGCTCGCGCGGGCGCGGGCCTTCGCCGCGACGTTCACGCTCGCCGAGGTGCAAGCGGCGCGTCCCGACCTGGTCCGACTCGGGCTCGGCGCCAAGATCGGGCAGCGCTCCGCCCGGGAGCTCGCCGTCGAGCTCATCGACATCGCGATGAGCGGGCTCGCGGCCCGGGCCCGCCAAAGCTCGTCGGGGCAGGACGAGCGCGTCCACCTGACGAAGCTCCAGAAGCTGGTCGAGGCAGGCCGGTCGCCGGCGGATCAGCTGCTGGAAGGGCTCTCCGACTCGGCGACCCCGAGCGAGATCCTGGCGCGGTGTCGCGCCTGA
- a CDS encoding DUF504 domain-containing protein: MSDPEEGPRFRTSREAYDWIRRDPAFDPAELVVLYYDHEENLAEVGLVAFDPEGEIPWQRVRALGWKGQLVWNRDARVDRLAEIRDTDR; encoded by the coding sequence ATGAGCGATCCGGAAGAGGGACCGCGCTTTCGGACCTCGCGGGAGGCGTACGACTGGATCCGCCGGGATCCGGCCTTCGACCCCGCAGAGCTCGTGGTGCTCTACTACGACCACGAGGAGAACCTGGCCGAGGTGGGGCTCGTCGCCTTCGATCCCGAGGGGGAGATCCCGTGGCAACGGGTGCGCGCTCTCGGCTGGAAGGGCCAGCTGGTATGGAATCGCGACGCACGCGTGGATCGCCTCGCGGAGATCCGCGACACGGATCGGTGA
- a CDS encoding SUMF1/EgtB/PvdO family nonheme iron enzyme produces MAHKNLLLILACAVVATACGKTGADQVKAEPLPDAQVDAPSDAPPPDAKSDVAPQTACTKALHGAKLVKLATKAGLEYCMDQREVTAGEYSEFIQAKGGDTSGQIAACDWNVEWMAPFVKPDASEVVEGECDARGYDPVSFPNRAVGCVDWCDATAYCAWAGKRLCGQVGGGMGTTQTMSDPDQSEWANACTVQGSSKYPWGDSYTAGRCIDAVAIQQKGPAARDVTDVSGSLCHGATGAFAEIYDLVGSVQEWTAECETPGKGCAMHGFGSMAVTAVTCDPVVPPAHDVSYDIGFRCCADVETQ; encoded by the coding sequence ATGGCACACAAGAACCTCCTACTCATTCTCGCTTGCGCAGTCGTCGCGACGGCCTGCGGCAAGACCGGCGCGGACCAGGTGAAGGCGGAGCCCCTGCCCGACGCGCAGGTCGATGCGCCGAGTGACGCGCCGCCTCCCGATGCGAAGTCGGACGTTGCTCCACAGACCGCGTGCACGAAGGCGCTGCACGGGGCGAAGCTGGTGAAGCTCGCGACCAAGGCCGGGCTCGAGTACTGCATGGATCAGCGCGAGGTCACCGCCGGCGAGTATTCGGAGTTCATCCAAGCCAAGGGTGGCGACACGTCGGGCCAGATCGCCGCATGCGACTGGAACGTCGAGTGGATGGCGCCCTTCGTCAAGCCGGACGCCTCGGAGGTCGTGGAGGGGGAGTGCGACGCTCGCGGCTACGACCCGGTGAGCTTTCCCAATCGGGCCGTGGGATGCGTGGACTGGTGCGACGCGACCGCGTACTGCGCGTGGGCGGGAAAGCGCCTGTGCGGCCAGGTCGGCGGTGGAATGGGCACGACGCAGACCATGAGCGACCCCGACCAGAGCGAGTGGGCCAACGCCTGCACGGTCCAGGGGTCGAGTAAGTACCCCTGGGGCGACAGCTACACCGCGGGACGCTGCATCGACGCCGTCGCGATTCAGCAGAAGGGGCCCGCGGCGCGGGACGTCACCGACGTGTCCGGCAGCCTGTGTCATGGCGCGACCGGCGCCTTTGCGGAGATCTACGATCTCGTGGGGAGCGTCCAGGAATGGACGGCGGAGTGTGAGACGCCCGGGAAGGGCTGTGCGATGCACGGCTTTGGCTCGATGGCCGTGACTGCCGTGACCTGCGATCCCGTCGTCCCGCCGGCGCACGATGTGTCGTACGACATCGGCTTCCGTTGCTGTGCTGACGTCGAGACGCAGTAG
- a CDS encoding penicillin-binding protein activator LpoB, whose protein sequence is MTLARLGLFFACFSCLALGACGGPQAVRGEQVEGLDDEAMSTGLDKRDLQKMLQENMKAMQSSAVIQRWQKENRPTLAVMPLRNETSEHVDAALDSLLSDIETTLVNAGHVQVVSLERQPQIVEEVRRQYSDAFDPAAVARWGKQIGAKYFVTGKVFSADERQDEERRVQYFLFLQVLDAETGAILFQNKTSLTKAIVK, encoded by the coding sequence ATGACGCTCGCTCGCCTCGGACTTTTCTTCGCCTGCTTCTCTTGTCTCGCGCTCGGCGCCTGCGGTGGCCCGCAAGCCGTGCGCGGCGAGCAAGTCGAGGGGCTCGACGACGAAGCCATGAGCACCGGCCTCGACAAGCGCGACCTTCAGAAGATGCTGCAAGAAAACATGAAGGCGATGCAGAGCTCGGCGGTGATCCAGCGCTGGCAGAAGGAGAACCGCCCGACGCTGGCGGTGATGCCGCTCCGCAACGAGACCAGCGAGCACGTGGACGCGGCGCTCGACTCGCTGCTCAGCGACATCGAGACCACGCTGGTGAACGCGGGGCACGTGCAGGTGGTGAGCCTGGAGCGCCAGCCGCAGATCGTCGAGGAGGTGCGCCGGCAGTACTCCGACGCCTTCGACCCCGCGGCGGTGGCCCGCTGGGGCAAGCAGATCGGCGCGAAATACTTCGTCACCGGCAAGGTGTTCAGCGCCGACGAGCGGCAGGACGAGGAGCGGCGCGTGCAGTACTTCCTGTTCTTGCAGGTGCTGGACGCGGAGACCGGCGCCATCCTGTTCCAGAACAAGACCAGCCTGACCAAGGCCATCGTGAAGTGA
- a CDS encoding OPT/YSL family transporter: MTTPSEAPIHPADMRELTLRAVLTGMLLGGVLSVCNIYAGLKIGWGMNMSVTAALLGFALWKGLQVAGARQFTILECNLNQTSASAAAAVSSAGLVAPIPALTIMTGYQYSWHVLAAWTTSVMLVGIVAGIGLRRQLLVVDKLPFPGGMASAETLKQIYAKGKEAMARVRVLGIGAVLASAGALVVEYAKIPKWAPPIAWAAPAPVAAKGIAKVSLTNLGFAIDPSPLMAAVGVLVGFRAAASLFLGSVVAYGVLGPYVLEHGWALPTPKIADKPWYTPLLSWLLWPGVAMMVTSSLTSLAFSWRSMVRAFLPGSKGKQDETEVAAAGSRLTDVVPMKWFLGALVVVTLFATFTQVTFFAIAAWTAVLGVLLTFVLAIVTGRVTGETNVTPVGAMGKVTQLMFGVIQPGKLAANLMSANVTGGAASQTGDLLHDMKTGLLLGASPRRQAIAQFFGTLSGALIGSAAYLVLVRDAKTMLLTDEWPAPAVASWKAVAELFAKGLAAMPPGALTAMWIGAVAGIVLAILEKRLPPALAKWVPSPSSMGLGFVIPAYQGLSMLLGASLALLVGKRSPTWAERFLIVLASGFIAGESLTGVGIALHKMLGG; the protein is encoded by the coding sequence ATGACGACCCCCAGCGAGGCGCCGATCCACCCGGCGGACATGCGCGAGCTCACGCTCCGCGCCGTCCTGACCGGCATGCTGCTCGGCGGCGTGCTGTCGGTCTGCAACATCTACGCGGGGCTGAAGATCGGCTGGGGCATGAACATGAGCGTGACCGCGGCGCTGCTCGGCTTCGCGCTGTGGAAGGGGCTCCAGGTGGCGGGTGCGCGGCAGTTCACCATCCTCGAGTGCAACCTGAACCAGACCTCGGCCTCTGCGGCGGCGGCCGTGTCGTCCGCGGGCCTCGTCGCGCCCATCCCCGCGCTCACCATCATGACCGGCTACCAGTACTCGTGGCACGTGCTGGCAGCCTGGACGACGAGCGTGATGCTGGTGGGAATCGTCGCCGGCATCGGCCTGCGCCGCCAGCTCCTGGTGGTGGACAAGCTGCCGTTCCCCGGCGGCATGGCATCGGCGGAGACGCTCAAACAGATCTACGCGAAGGGCAAGGAGGCCATGGCGCGCGTGCGCGTGCTGGGCATCGGCGCGGTGCTCGCCAGCGCCGGCGCGCTGGTGGTCGAATACGCGAAGATCCCGAAGTGGGCCCCGCCCATCGCCTGGGCCGCGCCCGCGCCGGTGGCCGCGAAAGGCATCGCCAAGGTCTCGCTGACCAACCTGGGCTTCGCCATCGATCCTTCGCCGCTGATGGCCGCCGTCGGCGTGCTGGTGGGGTTCCGCGCGGCGGCCTCGCTGTTCCTGGGCTCGGTCGTCGCCTACGGCGTGCTCGGGCCCTACGTGCTCGAGCACGGCTGGGCGCTGCCCACGCCGAAGATCGCCGACAAGCCCTGGTACACGCCGCTCCTGTCCTGGCTGCTCTGGCCGGGGGTGGCGATGATGGTCACCTCGTCGCTCACCTCCCTGGCCTTCTCCTGGCGCTCCATGGTGCGGGCATTCTTGCCGGGCTCGAAGGGCAAGCAGGACGAGACCGAGGTGGCGGCGGCGGGCTCGCGCCTCACCGACGTCGTACCGATGAAATGGTTCCTGGGCGCGCTGGTCGTGGTGACCCTCTTCGCGACCTTCACCCAGGTCACGTTCTTCGCCATCGCCGCCTGGACCGCGGTGCTCGGCGTGCTCCTGACCTTCGTCCTGGCCATCGTCACGGGGCGCGTGACCGGCGAGACAAACGTCACGCCCGTGGGCGCCATGGGCAAAGTCACGCAGCTGATGTTCGGCGTCATCCAGCCCGGCAAACTCGCCGCCAACCTGATGAGCGCGAACGTGACCGGAGGCGCGGCCTCGCAGACCGGCGACCTCTTGCACGACATGAAGACCGGGCTCCTGCTCGGAGCGTCCCCGCGGCGGCAGGCGATCGCGCAGTTCTTCGGCACGCTGAGCGGCGCGCTGATCGGCTCGGCGGCGTACCTGGTGCTGGTGCGGGACGCCAAGACCATGCTGCTCACCGACGAGTGGCCGGCACCCGCCGTCGCTTCCTGGAAGGCGGTGGCGGAGCTGTTCGCGAAGGGCCTGGCGGCGATGCCGCCCGGCGCGCTGACGGCGATGTGGATCGGCGCGGTCGCCGGCATCGTCTTGGCGATCCTCGAGAAGCGGCTGCCGCCGGCGCTCGCCAAGTGGGTGCCGAGCCCGTCGAGTATGGGTCTTGGCTTCGTCATCCCGGCCTATCAGGGCTTGTCCATGCTGCTCGGCGCGAGCCTCGCGCTGCTCGTCGGCAAGCGCAGCCCGACCTGGGCGGAGCGCTTCCTGATCGTGCTGGCGAGCGGCTTCATCGCCGGCGAGAGCCTCACTGGCGTGGGCATCGCGCTGCACAAGATGCTGGGCGGCTGA